The genome window GGTTGGGTGGTCTCGATTGCCTCGCGGACGTTGTCCGGGTTGATGCCGCCGGCCAGGAAGGTCGGTACCGGGATGACCTCGACCAGCCTGCGGGCAGCCGTCCAGTTATTCACCCGGCCTGTGCCGCCCCAGCGCGCACCCTCTTCGGCGGCACTGACCACGGTATCCAGCAGGGCGGCATGAATCCCGGCGTCGACCAGTGAGTTCACCGTGTCGAGAAGCGTGGAAATATCCGCCTCTCCTTCATCGACCGGTGGCAGGTGGACGGACTTCCATATCTGGCAGGGTATGGTCTGAGTCAAAGCCCTGACCAGTACCGGCGTCTCCTGCCCGAGAAGCTGGACGGCATGCGGTTTTAAGACCGCTACCGCTTCCCGTATCTGTTCCACGTCGCGGTTGAAAAACAGGTTCACAACCGGCAGAGGTGATTGCTCGCAAATGGGGCGTGCCTGCTCGATGGTGATCTGGCGCGGCGAGACATCGATCCCGACGATTACGCCGATATAGTCGGCACCTGCCTCCGCCACCAGGCGGGCGTCCTCAACCGTGGTGATGCCGCACACCTTTACCTTGATGGTCCTTTCCCCCTTATCACTCAGGTCCTGTGACCGGACTGTAACGATATATACCATACTCTAACACTACATTATAATCCTGTCCACGCCCTGCCGACTCTGCAGAACACCGATAATCCTTTCTTGACCGTTCGCTATCGAGTCGTATAACCTGAGAGGAACCTGTCCCGGGAATTGTGAGAAGGAGGGAGTGTTATGCTATACGTCTCGATACTGACATCTGACCGGTCGCGGGACCCGGAACTGTGGTGTACTATCTGGCAGGGCGGGTCTCCCCCCGGCATCAACGTCATCGGCGCCTACAATCTGGGCAACAACAAACGTGTCTTCATCTGGGAAGGAGAGTCCGTTGCCGACCTCCAGTTCATGGACCGGTTCAACTACATCGGGGTACTGGAGACATATCCCGCGTTCGACCGCACCGAGGGCTGGCGGGACTGCTTTGCCAGGGACCTGGACACCTTCGCGGCACGACTTCTGGAGAGGGCAGGCCGAAACAAGGAGCAGGCGGAACGCGCAGTAGACCTGCGCCGTCGCGGGCGGACTGCACCCAATATGTACGCAGCCCAGGCCGCCGCCCGTCAGTGGCAGGAAGAGCAGGCACAGGTCGGCGGCACTGGATAGCAGCCCCCGCTCCAGGTGTTCTCAGGGTAATAAGCTAGTGGCGTCGTTATCAACGATGGTGGTGAAGTGCCGTGTCGTCAGCAGGGGTGCCAGTAGCTGCCCTCTGGGGTTGCTCGTGTCCAGGGTGGCATAGGCCAGTACAGGGATGTAGGCGTATATCAGGATGCCCTTGAGGTAGTCCTGCCAGCACTCGTCCCATGAGTAGCCGGAGATGCCTTTCTCCTGAAGCCGGTCATGGTAGAGCCGGACGATGTCCTTCTCTATCTCCCGGCGCAGGTCCACCTCGAGGCTCCCGCCAAGGAGGTATGACAGGTCGATGACGCCGCGGTTGATGTTTGTCGACCCCCAGTCAAACACGATAACCGGTTTCTCCCTGTTATCGGAATCAAAGAAGAGGTTGTCCACCCGGAAGTCGAAGTGGGCAATGGTCAGGTGGTCGTCCGCACCGGTCTCGATGAGCCACTGGTAGCTCTGGCGTAGCTTTGCGCCTGCCTCGTAGCCACCTTCGGGCAGGGCGGCGACAAATCCCGGTACCTGCACCGAGAAGTCCCAGTAGCCCCGGAAGGCATCCACCAGAGCCCACGCAACAGGACCCGTGTTGGTGATCATCCAGGGGAATGACAGCAGGTTCTCCCTGTCCCACCAGTAGGCGTGGAAATCGGCCAGCATGAGGGCTACCTGTCTGGTCTGCTCGTGGTCCAACCCCTGCGACTGGTCGACCTGCTGGTAGCACGAGCAGTCCTCCAGGAGGAGGAAGTACTTCTTCTCCTCCAGGTCCACATCCGCGTAGACGAGGGCCGGGGTCCGTATCGGGCTTTGCGGGGCCATCTCTGTGTAGAACCGTATCTCCCGCTCGTAGACATTGAACAGCATGGCCATCTCGTAGGCAGACTCATAGGCGGTGGGCAGTTTGGCGACCACGGTTTTCGGCAGATGGGGCGCTTCCCGGTCGTAGTCCAGGGTGAGCCGGGCCATATCGCTGACAAACCCTTCGCCCACA of Dehalococcoidales bacterium contains these proteins:
- a CDS encoding phosphoribosylanthranilate isomerase — translated: MVYIVTVRSQDLSDKGERTIKVKVCGITTVEDARLVAEAGADYIGVIVGIDVSPRQITIEQARPICEQSPLPVVNLFFNRDVEQIREAVAVLKPHAVQLLGQETPVLVRALTQTIPCQIWKSVHLPPVDEGEADISTLLDTVNSLVDAGIHAALLDTVVSAAEEGARWGGTGRVNNWTAARRLVEVIPVPTFLAGGINPDNVREAIETTQPYGIDLCSGVEISKGHKDPEKLRRLMLAVREAVPEGS
- a CDS encoding phosphotransferase, whose translation is MIPAASKDITANWLNEALHESGFLKDVNIKSIGYEQWGVGEGFVSDMARLTLDYDREAPHLPKTVVAKLPTAYESAYEMAMLFNVYEREIRFYTEMAPQSPIRTPALVYADVDLEEKKYFLLLEDCSCYQQVDQSQGLDHEQTRQVALMLADFHAYWWDRENLLSFPWMITNTGPVAWALVDAFRGYWDFSVQVPGFVAALPEGGYEAGAKLRQSYQWLIETGADDHLTIAHFDFRVDNLFFDSDNREKPVIVFDWGSTNINRGVIDLSYLLGGSLEVDLRREIEKDIVRLYHDRLQEKGISGYSWDECWQDYLKGILIYAYIPVLAYATLDTSNPRGQLLAPLLTTRHFTTIVDNDATSLLP